AGTGCCGCTGTGGGTGACCCTGACAGTCATCTTGTCTTTGCTGCAGCTCTTTCTGCTGTTGGCAGGAGGTCTGCTCATACATTCCCGATCCAAGAAGACACACCTGCCCAGGACACTGGTATGGTCATCCCAAAGACAGCATAAATCTGCTTAAATTGAACCATATTTCTATATGCTGCTGAGCACTTGGAGATGGAGATTTTCCATAACACACCCAAAATTGATAGTGTAACGGTCACAGTGGACCAGACTGATCAAAGCATTTTTCTGATGAAATCTTGTTGCATATGACGTCTTGGATGAATGTGCAGTCTGTTTGTCTGCTGAGGAGTATGTCTGTTGAAATGTTTTTGGACAGCTGAGGCATTTGATAAGCAGCCTGCATACCAGAGATATATAACTAGGTCATAGACCCAGGGTGAGTGGAGCGACCAAAATAACCATAACCGATTAAATGAGCCATTTACAGTTTCACTGTACTGGCTATGTGGACTTAGACATGCATGGCTTAATCTTTGAGACAAGCATACGCTGCTCACAGGATCAACCAGTTAGGCCCCATGAGACATTGTAACATGGGGCCATTGGCAGCTGGGGACATCCTGGCTGGCCAGCCCAACAGAGTGGTCTGGGAGAGAGTGGAGACCAGACTGGGAAGCTGGAATTCCCCCTAAAATCGCCCACATACCCCAGGTCACCAGTGtggactttttttattttttctttgctccAGAGGCCCTCAGGATTGCAAACATTGAATATAAAGATTTTGTATTAATCTGATATCTATTAAATAGATCCCCTCTACAAATGTGCATGTACTTTAATACCTTCTTAAATATTACTGTTGCTTTCATGTTCTGTttgctgaattttctttatttttacttagTATCGTTATTTTATTTGGTTTGTGTTGCACTTCCTGCTTTTTTCTAATTGAATGGCATTTTTCACAGGAAGCCCTGAAAGAGGACATGTCAAGGGTGCGGTGTGCGCAGAGCATGGAGGCTGACGAGCCATGGGACCACCTCTCCATCCTTTCACTGCCACCACAGAGCCCCCACCTCACCCAGCCCCTACACTACACCTCCGCCTCCCCCACTGAGGACCACGGTTACCACAGCAACAGCCTCCCCACGAACTCTGTGGATAATGAAACATATTGGGACAGCAGGACATCCCTAGGGATGTGCTGCGGCCCTGGGTACCCCTCTCTGCTACCCCACTGCACACAGGACTTTGACCCGGGATGGTACAGCCTAGGGTCTGCCTGTGACACACAGGAGGATTTGGAGTCCCAGTCTTACAGCAGAACTGACCTGGAGGCTGAGCATCCCCTCCTGCCCACACTGTCCACCCAGGTGGACTGCCAAGCTAGCCCTGCTCAGGACATTCCTCTGACCTCAGTGAGACTGAGGGTCAGCAAAGGAGAAGACTGGGGATGTGAGAAGTGGGACCCCCTCTCATTCCCCCGGCTCGTCCCTCTGTGGGCAGACACAAGCCAGCTAGGTGGGGCTGCCCATGACAACCAAGTCATCTGTGACAGTGGAAAGGCAGTACAGATCTCTGAGCGGTCTGGAGACAAAGACAATAACACTGGGGCCACTCCTCACATGCAGACATGCCCTTCAGCCCAGAGCTGTCAAAAAGCTCTTGATTCACCCTTCTGTGCCCTTCATAACCAAGCTCCTGTCTGTGCAAGGACAGTCTGTTCTTCCTCTGGAGGGCCAGGGGAAAGCAGTGGGCTTGGAGACAGCTCTGGGATTCTGTGGGCAGATCCTGACTGTGAATCAGGGATCGTTCTGGGACCTCTTGGTCTGGAAAGCCTACTTAACTTCCTTCCCAACACTGCTGTCTCTGGGACCACAGACACAGACCATCAGCCAGTGGAGTGGGTGGAGTGATGAAGCAAGGCTGAGCTCGAGAGGACAGTTTCACAGGCCAAGGAGCGGACAATCCATGCTGAAGTGAAGCATTACTGTTTTAGCAGCATTTTATCTTGTAAATAAATTTTAATTGATGCACTTTTTTAAACGAAGATTCCACCTACATACCTTGACTACAAGAAACTGTAAAGAGTTATTGGGGAAAGCTACAGGTGTAAGGTTGATGCCCGTCAGGTAGGGCTCCACTTTCTCAGAGTCTATACATCCCTCCCTACAGTCAGATCTGCCTTTCTGTGCAAATTAGTCAAGAAAAAACTTGGCTATTCCAATGAAACCGCATCTGGACGACCCAATACAATACAACATAGAACGTACAGCACTATTGGAGTGATGCTGGCAAAACCACAGTAGGTCTTGCTGAAATGTGAGCAGAGGGACTGGCAGCACTGTGCTGCTTAGTTCTGAGTGTGTAGTTGacatatgacatactgtagaaccCGGTTTTTAATATACAGATATGAGTCTCTGGGCCCCAACCGTCTATCGAAGGAAGGATTAGATGTGTGGTTTTCTTAGATCCCATCACCCTCAACTCTGCTCACTAATACAATTCATACATATTTTGATTCATGGTTTCTGCCCTCATGCTGTTTTTCCACTCTTCTGGTCTGTCTGGTGTCTTTGACATTTCAGTCTCAGGGGAAATTGAAACCAACCAAGTGTTCTCAGGGCTTCATGGAAACCAAGTGTGGAGGGATGTGCCATCAGATGCAAATTGTAGGCAAAGCAAAGTATTACAGACTATATCGAGACACCAATCAGCTAGAGCGTGTGTCTTAGGCAATATGAGAGAGACAACAGGTCTCAGGGTTGATTCTTCTGTGATGTCACAGTGCCTTCGCTGCTGAGGGGAGATGAAGTCAACGTCTCTCCGCTCACTTCAAGCCCATTGATCCCCAAAACAGATTCTGTGAATGCTGGAAAGAATCCCAATCTATGAATTTTAGGGTTAAAAGTTTAGAATATAAATTAAGGGagtttatgttaaaattgtataatgttcTAATAAGACCACATTTAGAATACCTGTGTACACGTTTGTTCACCACAGAGGAGGGTGCAGGAGGTAGAGCAATAAACTGAACTATGTGGTACAAGCCTGTAACATGCCAGAGAAACAATTAAGGAGAACTGTGAGAGCCAGACTGGCAGCAGAAGCAAGCATTTCCTGGGCATCAAAACATTGGCCACAACTGTCAGATATCAGGTCAGAGAATATGAAAAATTACCTAATATGAGCCTCATCCCcttacttattttaaaaagattagcTTTCAGCAGGAATTCAGGTAAACGATTAGAGTATATGAGCCACAGAAAACTTGGATAATCTAGCTATCGTGCTGCAGCAGCTCCCACTCTTTGTAAAACCTTTACTTTCGGAGGAAATGTGCAGGGTGATAAATATTCCATGTGAAAGTTACAGGGTGTAGGACAATTAAGATGACTCTTTGACAGCTGCAGTgaataatattgttttccattgtcCTGTGTTTTTTGGACAttattttccccagtgttctaagttatagaaaatatatttcagttcTGGACTCTGCccaaagaagagcaaccagatatatTGTGTAGTTTAAAGtactgtcctacactgacagactgaaggaactggaCCAGTTTtcccttgaacagagaagactatgagcaAAATTGATAGACGTATtacaaatcctcaaaggcactgacagtcaatgcATTAGATGTCTTTAGAATAAAGCAGTTGATATTTTCCATTCAAAATCTTTGCACTGGTGCACCTGAACTGAGCCAAGCTCTGGCAGAACCCTGCAGATCTCACCCAGTATGAAAGTCCACAGTACATCAACAGCTCTCTCTATTGCAGATCAATATGCCCTGATCCTCATGACTTTAACTAACATTAGTTTTGCACATAgattttaatattatataaaacacagtaaaacagtaaataatagttttgcattattattttcttcttcatttgACTTTTTTGTGTCTGTAAACTGCAACCTTACGAAGACATTCTCACTTTCCAATGTGCTTGTTTTATCACCTTAAGAAGAGATCTGTACAGTAGTCGCACTTGTCATGTAAATGATCTACAACGCCAATTGGTTGACAGCTCCAGCTGTGCTTGGCCCCATACCAGGACCTGATAGCTCTTGAGAATGATATTGTGTGGTTTACCTTGTTTCACAGCACAGCCATTATGAAGCAAGGTGTACCAAGAACCAGCAAGAAAAAGCCATCAATGTAAGAAAACCTTGACCTATCTTCTCAAATGTTAATTGAAAGATATCTGTGTGAATGAAACTAGAGGAGatgtatttgttttacataTTCATTATCATCACAAatgggtggctctgtggttaacattgctgtctCGTAGCACTGGAGCCTGGAGTTCAATTCTGGATTGCTATTTgcatggagtttttatgttctctccgtgttcatgtggatttcctCCGGTTGCGccattttcctcccacagtacaaaaatctattgataggttaattggcttctgggaacattACCCCTTGTGTGAGTATGTGTCTGTCtgccatccagagtgtatcccaccttgagcttgttgcttgccgggatcgGCTCTAGCTCCCAAGTGATGCTATTATTGGATAATACAGTTAAAagttggatggatggattattaCTACAATTAGCAGCTGTATTTGGAACAATGTCTGAACAAAAATTCAATTCctttaacaaaatgaaatggATTATTCCTCACACCTTTAGAGCTGACTGACTTGTTTAATTTCCAAACAAGCTAAACTGGCCTACTGGCCTCCTCTGATTTGCAACCTTTATTCAATTCTTACAAGCTCATGATATCCCATAAGTATTGAAAAAGCTGAGAGACTTTTGCTAAGTCATTAGATAGAATAAAGAAATAATCAAAAGATagataaaaacacacacaaagagaAACAGAGGGAAAGAGATATAGATCTGCAAACATAGATAAACACTTCCTTTCATTTCCATCACCTCAACCACAGCTCTGAAATGAGATGAAAACAGGACAGACTCTAACAAAAACAACCTGTCACAGACATTACCACACACAAGGTGGGACATAGAATTACCCCAGAGATATGGGGCAGCTGGAAGGGTGCAGAGAGATGaggtagatactgtagatgggtACTTAGAGATGTGTGTGCTGGGACTGTCTGCAAAAAAGATACcataaaatgtttaagattTTCGGTGATCAGATACTATAGCACTCAGGAAGTCAGGGTTTGATAAACACTTCAAATCATATTCAGGTGAGATAAAAAGTTACATACTTTAAAAACCTTTTCTGCACTAGGCTAAAATGCCCCCTTGCTAAATATAAATCCATATCAAACACTTCTGCTCACACTTTCAGGATATATGAATTAAAATAGTAATTCAtatgaaaatgtataaatagCATGCACAACCTATAACCTGCTGGTTCCTTAATCTATTActgtgttacatactgtatgttatatgaGATTGACCCCCTTGTattttattacatacagtatatgatgaaaTTGTGCCTTTCCTCGCGTTTGTAGCTCTGGGCACGTTTTTGggcatgtttatgtttattgCTGATGCGTTCTTTAATTACAT
Above is a genomic segment from Lepisosteus oculatus isolate fLepOcu1 chromosome 1, fLepOcu1.hap2, whole genome shotgun sequence containing:
- the LOC107077067 gene encoding uncharacterized protein isoform X1, whose amino-acid sequence is MSRLPCSLIMLYLCGLLLSIGVWTSPCQETLTSKDFHTVLSWRCPELPPDVLYTVEIHTRRQGKEPWKNVAGCVNISFSYCNLSSSFADIYQLHFTRLRAVWAGGGSHWTGSHREFFPLRDTSFSSPRLSLSVRGQSVTVKVHLPCSPYRSRRSQCKLVSKVTPRLHISVTVYREDLPSHSQVETLISHGKNPNHVFTGLVAGHRYCAVANLSSIYSHSPLSPPRCFSVPEHVPVPLWVTLTVILSLLQLFLLLAGGLLIHSRSKKTHLPRTLEALKEDMSRVRCAQSMEADEPWDHLSILSLPPQSPHLTQPLHYTSASPTEDHGYHSNSLPTNSVDNETYWDSRTSLGMCCGPGYPSLLPHCTQDFDPGWYSLGSACDTQEDLESQSYSRTDLEAEHPLLPTLSTQVDCQASPAQDIPLTSVRLRVSKGEDWGCEKWDPLSFPRLVPLWADTSQLGGAAHDNQVICDSGKAVQISERSGDKDNNTGATPHMQTCPSAQSCQKALDSPFCALHNQAPVCARTVCSSSGGPGESSGLGDSSGILWADPDCESGIVLGPLGLESLLNFLPNTAVSGTTDTDHQPVEWVE